A part of Micromonospora chersina genomic DNA contains:
- a CDS encoding SpoIIE family protein phosphatase, producing MEGGTATVLVVDDSSPKRYLLVSWLTRAGFSTIEAENGAEALDRVRKDPVDLVVLDVRLPDMSGFEVCELIKEARPSTPVIHVSAHAVDVVDRAQGLTRGADAYLAEPIEPEELVATAHAVLRYYQARQRAELLAERLTALADATVRMHAAPNFVRLLEAAAAGAARIFQSPAAVIAETFDGDCLAGVAAGPDSAPVIVPWTVDDTGLPIGTRVRVDEPGAWDLTAWPAGDTVTVGAARLREDRAPLYVVVPTATQTVRTPVLVQLAQAVASAVEAQRSFDQEHRIAVTLQRSLLPRRLPEIAGLDLAVRYEPASAHTEVGGDFYELVMLDGHLLMAIGDVAGHSLHAATVMAELRHAVRAYAVEGHPPGVILDRVNELMRTLLPTELATICLLLLDPGSGLIRLASAGHLPALISNDGRIEFVQQSAPLLGVRAPRPPDLEFVLPAGATLVLYTDGLIERRDATIDEGMAALGAVATRVDDDLDRFCQRLLVELAPPEIHDDVAVVAVRRR from the coding sequence GTGGAGGGCGGGACGGCGACCGTGCTGGTGGTCGACGACAGCAGCCCGAAGCGGTACCTGCTGGTGAGCTGGCTGACCCGGGCCGGATTCTCGACCATCGAGGCGGAGAACGGCGCCGAGGCGCTGGACCGCGTGCGCAAGGACCCGGTCGACCTCGTGGTGCTCGACGTCCGGCTGCCCGACATGAGCGGCTTCGAGGTCTGCGAGCTGATCAAGGAGGCCCGCCCGTCGACCCCGGTCATCCACGTCTCCGCGCACGCCGTGGACGTGGTGGACCGGGCGCAGGGGCTGACCCGGGGTGCGGACGCGTACCTGGCCGAGCCGATCGAGCCCGAGGAACTGGTCGCCACCGCGCACGCGGTGCTCCGCTACTACCAGGCCCGGCAGCGCGCCGAGCTGCTCGCCGAGCGGCTGACCGCCCTCGCCGACGCCACCGTGCGGATGCACGCGGCGCCGAACTTCGTGCGGCTGCTGGAGGCGGCGGCGGCCGGCGCGGCGCGGATCTTCCAGAGCCCGGCGGCCGTGATCGCGGAGACGTTCGACGGGGACTGCCTCGCCGGGGTGGCCGCCGGGCCGGACTCGGCGCCGGTGATCGTGCCGTGGACGGTGGACGACACCGGGCTGCCGATCGGCACCCGGGTCCGGGTCGACGAACCCGGCGCGTGGGACCTGACCGCCTGGCCCGCCGGCGACACGGTGACCGTGGGTGCCGCCCGGCTCCGGGAGGACCGGGCCCCGCTCTACGTGGTGGTGCCGACCGCCACCCAGACCGTACGGACCCCGGTGCTGGTGCAGCTCGCCCAGGCCGTCGCCTCGGCGGTCGAGGCCCAGCGCTCCTTCGACCAGGAGCACCGCATCGCGGTGACCCTCCAGCGCAGCCTGCTGCCCCGCCGGCTGCCCGAGATCGCCGGGCTCGACCTGGCCGTCCGGTACGAGCCGGCGAGCGCCCACACCGAGGTGGGCGGGGACTTCTACGAGCTGGTGATGCTCGACGGCCACCTGCTGATGGCGATCGGCGACGTGGCCGGGCACTCCCTGCACGCCGCCACCGTGATGGCCGAGCTGCGGCACGCGGTGCGGGCGTACGCGGTCGAGGGGCACCCGCCGGGGGTGATCCTGGACCGGGTCAACGAGCTGATGCGTACCCTGCTGCCGACCGAGCTGGCCACCATCTGCCTGCTGCTCCTCGACCCGGGCAGCGGGCTGATCCGGTTGGCCAGCGCCGGGCACCTGCCGGCCCTGATCAGCAACGACGGGCGGATCGAGTTCGTGCAGCAGTCCGCCCCGCTGCTCGGTGTGCGCGCGCCCCGCCCGCCGGACCTGGAGTTCGTGCTGCCGGCCGGCGCCACGCTGGTCCTCTACACCGACGGGCTGATCGAGCGGCGGGACGCCACGATCGACGAGGGCATGGCGGCGCTCGGCGCGGTCGCCACCCGGGTCGACGACGACCTGGACCGGTTCTGCCAGCGGCTGCTGGTCGAGCTGGCGCCGCCGGAGATCCACGACGACGTCGCGGTGGTCGCCGTCCGCCGCCGGTGA
- a CDS encoding SpoIIE family protein phosphatase: MNADVVADHGLWFRVESGATASSVRRTAERLGRQLELGEKRVADLAIVAAEVTSNLVKHAQEGTLLLRPVRRAGRAGVELVAIDSGPGMADLALSSADGHSTTGTLGIGLGAITRQASLFDGYSLHGRGTVLAVQVWNGPVPTPDWAGALVRPMTGEQVSGDGYAVRLADGRRQVLVCDGLGHGPLAAAATGAALAAFRAAPAGPPGTVVQHLHRAIAHTRGAALAVAEPDPVSGLLHYAGLGNIAAMIVATGERRRGLVSLPGIAGHQRPSVREYTYPFPAGATLVMHSDGVVDRWDLADYPGLTGRSPLLIAATLLRDAGVRRDDACVLVARAES, from the coding sequence ATGAACGCCGACGTGGTCGCCGACCACGGTCTCTGGTTCCGCGTGGAGAGCGGCGCCACCGCGAGCAGCGTGCGGCGGACCGCCGAGCGCCTCGGCCGGCAGCTGGAACTCGGTGAGAAGCGGGTCGCCGACCTGGCCATCGTCGCCGCCGAGGTCACCAGCAACCTGGTCAAGCACGCCCAGGAGGGCACCCTGCTGCTCCGCCCGGTCCGCCGGGCCGGGCGGGCCGGGGTGGAACTGGTGGCGATCGACTCCGGCCCCGGCATGGCCGACCTCGCCCTCTCCTCCGCGGACGGGCACTCCACCACCGGGACCCTCGGCATCGGCCTCGGCGCGATCACCCGGCAGGCGAGCTTGTTCGACGGCTACTCCCTGCACGGCCGGGGCACCGTGCTCGCCGTCCAGGTCTGGAACGGTCCGGTCCCCACGCCGGACTGGGCCGGCGCGCTGGTCCGGCCGATGACCGGCGAGCAGGTCAGCGGCGACGGGTACGCGGTGCGGCTGGCCGACGGCCGGCGGCAGGTGCTGGTCTGCGACGGCCTGGGACACGGCCCGCTCGCCGCCGCCGCCACCGGGGCCGCGCTGGCCGCGTTCCGCGCCGCGCCGGCCGGGCCGCCGGGCACCGTGGTGCAGCACCTGCACCGGGCCATCGCGCACACGCGCGGCGCCGCGCTGGCGGTCGCCGAACCGGACCCCGTGTCGGGCTTGCTCCACTACGCCGGGCTGGGCAACATCGCAGCCATGATCGTGGCGACGGGCGAGCGGCGGCGCGGTCTCGTCTCGCTGCCCGGCATCGCCGGACACCAGCGCCCCTCGGTGCGGGAGTACACCTACCCGTTCCCGGCCGGGGCGACCCTCGTGATGCACAGCGACGGTGTGGTGGACCGGTGGGACCTGGCCGACTATCCCGGCCTGACCGGCCGTTCCCCGCTGCTGATCGCCGCCACCCTGCTCCGCGACGCCGGCGTCCGCCGCGACGACGCCTGCGTCCTGGTCGCCCGGGCCGAGTCATGA
- a CDS encoding TIGR03086 family metal-binding protein: MTTKTSELLAAAAPRTAAVVQGISDDQLGLPTPCPDYTVRDLLNHLFDVVVNFQDLARRREVDWSAKTDHLTEGWRERFATEAVRLAEAWSDPAALEGVSPGMGLPQETVGQMALIDLTVHGWDLARATGQRLEVDPSVLAEGHGFMDRMGDTGQKMGAFGEPVPTSAEPTTLDALLGRTGRDPAWTP; encoded by the coding sequence ATGACCACGAAGACTAGTGAGCTGCTGGCCGCGGCCGCGCCCCGTACGGCGGCGGTGGTCCAGGGCATCTCGGACGACCAGCTCGGCCTGCCCACCCCGTGCCCCGACTACACGGTGCGCGACCTGCTCAACCACCTCTTCGACGTGGTGGTCAACTTCCAGGACCTGGCCCGCCGGCGGGAGGTCGACTGGTCGGCCAAGACCGACCACCTGACCGAGGGCTGGCGGGAGCGGTTCGCCACCGAGGCCGTACGCCTGGCCGAGGCGTGGTCGGACCCGGCGGCGCTGGAGGGGGTCTCGCCCGGCATGGGGCTGCCGCAGGAGACCGTCGGCCAGATGGCCCTCATCGACCTCACCGTGCACGGCTGGGACCTGGCCCGGGCGACCGGGCAGCGGCTGGAGGTCGACCCGTCGGTGCTGGCCGAGGGGCACGGCTTCATGGACCGCATGGGCGACACGGGGCAGAAGATGGGTGCCTTCGGCGAGCCGGTCCCGACCAGCGCCGAGCCGACCACCCTGGATGCCCTGCTCGGCCGGACCGGCCGCGACCCCGCCTGGACCCCCTGA
- a CDS encoding PadR family transcriptional regulator: MSTQHVLLGLLARGPRHGYELKRAHDERLPRARPLAFGQVYATLARLQRDGLVAPAGQDREGGPDRTSYALTGAGRAALDRWLATVEPPLPYVASTLFAKVVVALMVADVERARGYLIAQRRAHTERLRELTAVKTAPAAALDDVIAADFAIAHLDADLRWLHTTLERVADWHREVHS, translated from the coding sequence GTGTCCACTCAGCACGTTCTGCTCGGGCTGCTCGCGCGCGGCCCCCGGCACGGCTACGAGCTGAAACGCGCCCACGACGAGCGGCTGCCCCGGGCCCGGCCGCTCGCCTTCGGGCAGGTCTACGCCACCCTGGCCCGGCTTCAGCGGGACGGCCTCGTGGCCCCGGCCGGCCAGGACCGCGAGGGCGGCCCGGACCGCACCTCCTACGCGCTCACCGGGGCGGGGCGGGCCGCCCTCGACCGGTGGCTGGCCACCGTCGAGCCGCCCCTGCCGTACGTGGCGAGCACCCTCTTCGCCAAGGTGGTGGTCGCGCTCATGGTCGCCGACGTCGAGCGGGCCCGCGGCTACCTGATCGCCCAGCGCCGGGCGCACACCGAGCGGCTGCGCGAGCTGACCGCGGTGAAGACCGCCCCGGCGGCCGCCCTCGACGACGTGATCGCGGCCGACTTCGCCATCGCCCATCTCGACGCCGACCTGCGGTGGCTGCACACCACCCTGGAGCGGGTCGCCGACTGGCACCGGGAGGTGCACTCGTGA
- a CDS encoding ABC transporter ATP-binding protein produces the protein MSFLQARGVVRAYGRTPALRGVTLDVAEGEILAVTGPSGCGKSTLLHCLAGILRPDAGQVTWCGERIDEWSEAARSRLRRTEFGVLFQFGQLVAELTAAENVALPLLLAGTGRREARTAALTWLERLGVAEVADVPPGEMSGGQQQRCALARALVTEPRVLFADEPTGALDTLTGEQVLTQLVRLAREQRTTVVLVTHEPRIAAYADREVTLRDGVLDRSGLGLDAPLPGGHR, from the coding sequence GTGAGCTTTCTTCAGGCGCGCGGCGTGGTCCGCGCGTACGGGAGGACACCGGCCCTGCGAGGCGTGACGCTCGACGTGGCCGAGGGCGAGATCCTCGCCGTCACCGGCCCGAGCGGCTGCGGCAAGTCCACCCTGCTGCACTGCCTCGCCGGCATCCTGCGTCCCGACGCCGGGCAGGTCACCTGGTGCGGGGAGCGGATCGACGAGTGGTCGGAGGCGGCCCGGTCCCGGCTGCGGCGCACCGAGTTCGGGGTGCTCTTCCAGTTCGGCCAGCTCGTCGCCGAGCTGACCGCGGCGGAGAACGTCGCCCTTCCGCTGCTTCTCGCCGGCACGGGGCGGCGGGAGGCGCGGACGGCGGCGCTCACCTGGCTGGAGCGGCTCGGCGTGGCAGAGGTCGCCGACGTGCCGCCGGGCGAGATGTCCGGCGGGCAGCAGCAGCGCTGCGCGCTGGCCCGGGCCCTGGTCACCGAGCCACGGGTGCTCTTCGCCGACGAGCCGACCGGCGCGCTGGACACGCTCACCGGCGAGCAGGTGCTCACCCAGCTCGTCCGGCTGGCCCGGGAGCAGCGCACCACCGTCGTGCTTGTCACCCACGAGCCGCGGATCGCCGCGTACGCCGACCGCGAGGTGACCCTGCGTGACGGGGTGCTCGACCGGTCGGGGCTCGGGCTCGACGCGCCGCTGCCGGGTGGCCACCGGTGA
- a CDS encoding ATP-binding protein, with protein sequence MTTGVDLGVPATQAIRSDEDVVRVRQLVRTTAVAVKLSLVDQTKLVTAASELARNTLIYGGGGTAEVITVEDGRRRGVRIVFADQGPGIPDLDRAFTDGFTTGGGLGLGLSGARRLVDDFDIWTVVGEGTRITVTKWSR encoded by the coding sequence ATGACCACCGGCGTCGACCTGGGGGTGCCGGCGACCCAGGCGATCCGCAGCGACGAGGACGTGGTCCGGGTCCGGCAGCTGGTGCGTACCACCGCCGTCGCGGTCAAGCTCTCACTCGTCGACCAGACCAAGCTGGTCACCGCCGCCAGCGAGCTGGCCCGCAACACGCTGATCTACGGCGGCGGGGGCACCGCCGAGGTGATCACCGTCGAGGACGGCCGCCGGCGCGGGGTCCGCATCGTCTTCGCCGACCAGGGGCCGGGCATCCCCGACCTCGACCGGGCCTTTACCGACGGCTTCACCACCGGCGGCGGGCTCGGCCTGGGGCTCAGCGGCGCCCGCCGGCTGGTCGACGACTTCGACATCTGGACCGTCGTGGGTGAGGGCACCCGGATCACCGTCACCAAGTGGTCCCGATGA
- a CDS encoding FtsX-like permease family protein, with product MTPGTLFRLARAGTRADTARVALTALSAALATLAGLAALTVLAIPTPPATDGNSVRWSLQYTNGLLREPGLRGGLAFALLLLVVPVLGLAGQCARLGAPARDRRLAAFRLAGATPREVTRIAAAETGLASLLGTVGGLAVFVAGHRLLHRPGADGRLSLPTDVQPAPPAVLAVVLGLPLLSAVVGAVLLRRVTTTPFGVVRRVRTRAPWPWPGLLILVGLALFAAFRPVGLWYERRHATPPPWLLPTLLVLGALAAMVGVIAGTGWLSHTAGRLLHRYGRRPATLLAARRLTADPWAGSRTFAALLAALVFGAGAAGIRADFLAAIELERRTGAGMAAPGSFYLGAMDLVDLAVAVSVAIAGGGLLVAVVEGIVTRRRAYAALVATGVPRATIGRSLLWQSLAPAVPAIGLALAVGYLLVRGVYPAPRGGGYPQEVCDAGERLCGDPATRAGHTRTEWVPEVTVAPHVPWEQLAWFAAGGLAAVLLTVGVGLLFLRASTTVEELRTT from the coding sequence GTGACGCCGGGCACCCTGTTCCGGCTCGCCCGGGCCGGCACCCGGGCCGACACCGCCCGGGTCGCCCTGACCGCGCTGAGCGCCGCCCTGGCCACGCTGGCGGGCCTCGCCGCGCTGACCGTGCTCGCCATACCCACCCCGCCGGCCACCGACGGCAACTCCGTCCGCTGGTCCCTCCAGTACACCAACGGCCTGCTGCGCGAGCCGGGCCTGCGCGGCGGCCTGGCGTTCGCCCTGCTGCTGCTCGTCGTGCCGGTGCTCGGGCTTGCCGGGCAGTGCGCCCGGCTCGGCGCGCCGGCCCGGGACCGCCGGCTGGCCGCGTTCCGGCTGGCCGGGGCGACCCCGCGCGAGGTGACCCGGATCGCGGCCGCGGAGACCGGCCTGGCCAGCCTGCTCGGCACCGTCGGCGGCCTCGCCGTCTTCGTGGCCGGCCACCGGCTGCTCCACCGGCCCGGCGCCGACGGGCGGCTCTCGCTGCCCACGGACGTCCAGCCGGCCCCGCCGGCCGTGCTGGCCGTGGTGCTCGGCCTGCCGCTGCTCTCCGCCGTGGTCGGCGCGGTGCTGCTGCGCCGGGTCACCACCACCCCGTTCGGCGTGGTCCGCCGGGTCCGCACCCGGGCGCCCTGGCCGTGGCCCGGCCTGCTGATCCTGGTCGGGCTCGCCCTGTTCGCCGCGTTCCGCCCGGTGGGCCTCTGGTACGAGCGGCGGCACGCCACACCGCCGCCCTGGCTGCTGCCGACGCTGCTGGTCCTCGGCGCCCTGGCCGCCATGGTCGGGGTGATCGCCGGCACCGGCTGGCTCTCCCACACCGCCGGCCGGCTGCTGCACCGGTACGGCCGCCGCCCCGCCACGCTGCTCGCGGCACGCCGGCTGACCGCCGACCCGTGGGCGGGCAGCCGCACCTTCGCCGCCCTGCTGGCGGCGCTGGTCTTCGGCGCGGGCGCCGCCGGCATCCGCGCCGACTTTCTGGCCGCCATCGAGCTGGAACGCCGCACCGGCGCCGGAATGGCCGCCCCGGGCTCCTTCTACCTGGGGGCGATGGACCTCGTCGACCTGGCGGTCGCCGTGTCCGTGGCCATCGCCGGGGGAGGGCTGCTGGTGGCGGTCGTCGAGGGGATCGTCACCCGGCGGCGGGCGTACGCGGCACTGGTGGCGACCGGGGTGCCACGGGCCACCATCGGCCGCTCGCTGCTCTGGCAGTCGCTCGCCCCGGCGGTGCCCGCGATCGGCCTCGCGCTGGCCGTCGGCTACCTGCTCGTCCGTGGCGTGTATCCCGCACCGAGGGGCGGCGGCTACCCGCAGGAGGTCTGCGACGCGGGTGAGCGGCTCTGCGGTGACCCGGCGACCCGCGCCGGCCACACCCGCACCGAGTGGGTGCCCGAGGTGACCGTCGCGCCGCACGTACCGTGGGAGCAGCTGGCCTGGTTCGCGGCGGGCGGGCTCGCCGCGGTGCTGCTGACGGTCGGCGTCGGCCTGCTCTTCCTGCGCGCCAGCACGACGGTGGAGGAGCTGCGCACGACCTGA
- a CDS encoding sensor histidine kinase: protein MTRPAGPDPLLHMALRVEQDIFLVRQRGREVAAAVGLEHQDQVRLATALSEVARDLLRTVDGADVTFVLDRDVHAGRSMLRVDLAPARPLPDGRYQPQSGAVARLVDTLGVVTDGGDTVVRMSRRVPAQAEPLTPERLAQLRAELASSAPGSALDELATQNAQLISALDEVRSQRDELEVLNSELQETNHGVMALYNQLTEELEETNRGVVALYAELDEKSAQLRAASESKSRFLANVSHELRAPVTAIIGLSRLLADSASDPLTAEQARQVGLIRSSAADLLGLVNELLDLAKAESGRLEPNWAEVDLRGLFGQLRGTLRALATRPEVELVVEEPPVPATVRSDEVLLAQVLRNLLHNGLKFTERGEVRLRAERRGDVWSLAVTDTGAGIPPELHERIFEEFYQVPGTTRVGGTGLGLPYARRLVTLLGGTLELTSEPGAGSTFTVVLPMGGA from the coding sequence ATGACCCGCCCCGCCGGCCCGGACCCGCTGCTGCACATGGCGCTCCGGGTGGAGCAGGACATCTTCCTGGTCCGCCAGCGTGGCCGGGAGGTGGCCGCCGCCGTCGGGCTGGAGCACCAGGACCAGGTACGCCTGGCGACAGCGCTCAGTGAGGTGGCCCGGGACCTGCTGCGCACCGTCGACGGCGCCGACGTCACCTTCGTGCTGGACCGGGACGTGCACGCCGGCCGGTCGATGCTCCGGGTCGACCTGGCCCCGGCCCGCCCGCTGCCGGACGGCCGCTACCAGCCGCAGTCCGGTGCGGTGGCGCGTCTGGTGGACACGCTGGGCGTGGTGACCGACGGGGGCGATACGGTCGTGAGGATGTCCCGACGAGTACCGGCCCAGGCGGAGCCGCTCACGCCGGAGCGCCTCGCCCAGCTCCGGGCCGAGCTGGCCAGCAGCGCTCCGGGCAGCGCACTGGACGAGCTGGCCACCCAGAACGCGCAGCTCATCTCCGCCCTCGACGAGGTGCGCAGCCAGCGCGACGAGCTGGAGGTGCTCAACTCCGAGCTGCAGGAGACCAACCATGGCGTGATGGCGCTCTACAACCAGCTCACCGAGGAACTGGAGGAGACCAACCGCGGCGTGGTGGCGCTCTACGCCGAGCTGGACGAGAAGTCCGCCCAGCTCCGTGCGGCCAGCGAGTCGAAGAGCCGGTTCCTGGCCAACGTGAGCCACGAGCTGCGCGCCCCGGTCACCGCGATCATCGGGCTGTCCCGGCTGCTCGCCGACTCCGCCTCCGACCCGCTCACCGCCGAGCAGGCCCGGCAGGTGGGGCTGATCCGGTCGTCCGCCGCCGACCTGCTCGGCCTGGTCAACGAGCTGCTCGACCTGGCCAAGGCCGAGTCGGGCCGGCTCGAGCCGAACTGGGCCGAGGTGGACCTGCGCGGGCTCTTCGGTCAGCTCCGCGGCACGCTGCGGGCGCTGGCCACCCGGCCCGAGGTCGAGCTGGTGGTGGAGGAGCCGCCGGTCCCGGCGACGGTCCGCTCGGACGAGGTGCTGCTCGCCCAGGTGCTGCGCAACCTGCTGCACAACGGCCTCAAGTTCACCGAGCGCGGCGAGGTGCGGCTGCGGGCGGAGCGCCGGGGCGACGTGTGGTCGCTGGCGGTCACCGACACGGGCGCGGGCATCCCGCCGGAGCTGCACGAGCGGATCTTCGAGGAGTTCTACCAGGTGCCCGGCACGACCCGGGTCGGCGGCACCGGCCTCGGCCTGCCGTACGCGCGCCGACTGGTCACGCTGCTCGGCGGCACGCTGGAGCTGACCAGCGAACCCGGTGCGGGCAGCACCTTCACCGTGGTCCTTCCCATGGGCGGAGCCTGA
- a CDS encoding bifunctional polysaccharide deacetylase/glycosyltransferase family 2 protein — protein MARHVARPDPRAHWVLLLLGLVTLLAALSFHGLVSAVGGGSGPDQAPASPAPRAVTTGGPVLRLDGPTPVSRRLPARTLALTFDDGPDPRWTPQILDVLRRHHAHATFFVVGSRVDEHPELVRRILAEGHEIGSHTFTHVDLTAAPGWRAGAELSWTRNAIAGVTGREVTLFRPPFSSTTAAMTEAQYEALRNAAGSGHVAVLADRDAKDWQRPGVPAIVKAATPQGGAGAVVLMHDGGGDRGQTVAALDQLLTRLGTQGYTFTTVSAGIGAPDSMVTATTGARLSGTALRWAQTGADWLTSAMNLLLGVALVLGVVRLAVQVACAQRHVRRVRRPRRRLPEVVAPVSVIVPAYNEAANIAATVRSLVASAYPALEVIVVDDGSSDGTADIVERMRLRGVRVIRQANAGKPAALNTGIRAARADLLVLVDGDTVFQPDTVYRLVQGFADPTVGAISGNTKVANRRRLLGRWQHLEYVIGFNLDRRMYDVLECMPTIPGAIGAFRREVLFAVGGVPADTLAEDTDLTMKVLRAGWRVVYEEGAIAWTEAPSSLRQLWRQRYRWCYGTMQAMWKHRHALREPGAGGKLGRRGLPYLAVFQIVLPLAAPAVDVFALYGLLFLPWSQLALAWLGLLLLQAGTAAYALRLDRERFGPLWTLPLQQLVYRQVMYLVVVQSVVTAVVGNRLRWQRMVRTGEAAALVGGAPAR, from the coding sequence ATGGCGAGACACGTCGCCCGCCCCGACCCCCGGGCGCACTGGGTGCTGCTCCTGCTGGGCCTCGTCACCCTGCTGGCCGCGCTGAGCTTCCACGGCCTGGTCAGCGCCGTCGGCGGTGGCTCCGGCCCGGACCAGGCGCCCGCCTCGCCCGCCCCCCGCGCGGTCACCACCGGCGGGCCGGTGCTGCGGCTGGACGGTCCCACGCCGGTCAGCCGGCGGCTGCCGGCCCGCACCCTGGCGCTCACCTTCGACGACGGTCCCGACCCGCGCTGGACGCCACAGATCCTCGACGTGCTGCGCCGGCACCACGCCCACGCCACGTTCTTCGTGGTCGGCTCGCGGGTGGACGAACACCCCGAACTGGTCCGGCGGATCCTCGCCGAGGGTCACGAGATCGGCTCGCACACCTTCACCCACGTCGACCTCACCGCCGCGCCGGGCTGGCGCGCCGGGGCCGAGCTCTCCTGGACCCGCAACGCGATCGCCGGCGTGACCGGCCGCGAGGTGACACTGTTCCGGCCGCCCTTCTCGTCGACCACGGCCGCCATGACCGAGGCGCAGTACGAGGCCCTGCGGAACGCCGCCGGCAGCGGTCACGTGGCGGTGCTCGCCGACCGGGATGCCAAGGACTGGCAGCGCCCCGGCGTGCCGGCCATCGTCAAGGCGGCCACCCCGCAGGGCGGCGCCGGCGCGGTGGTGCTGATGCACGACGGCGGCGGCGACCGTGGCCAGACCGTCGCGGCCCTGGACCAGTTGCTGACCCGGCTGGGGACGCAGGGCTACACGTTCACCACCGTCTCCGCCGGCATCGGCGCGCCCGACTCGATGGTCACGGCCACCACCGGCGCCCGGCTGAGCGGCACCGCGCTGCGGTGGGCGCAGACCGGCGCCGACTGGCTGACCTCGGCCATGAACCTGCTGCTCGGGGTGGCTCTGGTGCTCGGTGTGGTCCGCCTCGCCGTGCAGGTGGCCTGCGCCCAGCGGCACGTCCGCCGGGTACGCCGCCCGCGGCGCCGGCTGCCCGAGGTGGTCGCGCCGGTGTCGGTGATCGTGCCGGCGTACAACGAGGCCGCCAACATCGCCGCCACCGTGCGGTCCCTGGTCGCCAGCGCGTACCCGGCGCTGGAGGTGATCGTGGTGGACGACGGGTCCAGCGACGGCACGGCCGACATCGTCGAACGGATGCGGCTGCGCGGGGTCCGCGTCATCCGGCAGGCCAACGCCGGCAAGCCGGCAGCGCTGAACACCGGGATCCGGGCCGCCCGCGCCGACCTCCTGGTGCTTGTCGACGGCGACACCGTCTTCCAGCCGGACACCGTCTACCGGCTGGTCCAGGGCTTCGCCGACCCGACCGTGGGGGCGATCAGCGGCAACACCAAGGTGGCCAACCGGCGCCGGCTGCTCGGCCGCTGGCAGCACCTGGAGTACGTGATCGGCTTCAACCTCGACCGCCGGATGTACGACGTGCTGGAGTGCATGCCGACCATCCCCGGCGCGATCGGCGCGTTCCGCCGCGAGGTGCTGTTCGCGGTCGGCGGGGTGCCCGCGGACACCCTGGCCGAGGACACCGACCTGACCATGAAGGTGCTCCGGGCCGGCTGGCGGGTGGTGTACGAGGAGGGCGCGATCGCCTGGACCGAGGCGCCCTCGTCGCTGCGCCAGCTCTGGCGGCAGCGCTACCGCTGGTGCTACGGGACCATGCAGGCCATGTGGAAGCACCGGCACGCCCTGCGCGAGCCGGGGGCCGGCGGGAAGCTGGGCCGGCGTGGCCTGCCCTACCTGGCCGTGTTCCAGATCGTGCTGCCGCTGGCCGCGCCCGCCGTCGACGTCTTCGCCCTCTACGGGCTGCTCTTCCTGCCCTGGTCCCAGCTGGCGCTGGCCTGGCTGGGCCTGCTCCTGCTCCAGGCCGGCACCGCCGCGTACGCGTTGCGCCTGGACCGGGAACGCTTCGGCCCGCTCTGGACGCTGCCGCTCCAGCAGCTCGTCTACCGCCAGGTCATGTACCTGGTCGTGGTGCAGTCGGTGGTGACGGCGGTGGTCGGCAACCGGCTGCGCTGGCAGCGGATGGTGCGTACGGGCGAGGCGGCGGCGCTCGTCGGCGGGGCGCCGGCCCGCTGA
- a CDS encoding STAS domain-containing protein has product MERVPILKIGDILLVSIQVDMSDQTAVQLQEDLAERIVATGCHGVIIDITALDIVDSFVGRMLSTIASISKVLDAETVVVGMRPAVAITLVELGLSLNGIRTALNVERGMELIAASRSDEWDEVDVADEDPETTATP; this is encoded by the coding sequence ATGGAGCGGGTGCCGATCCTCAAGATCGGCGACATCCTGCTGGTCTCCATCCAGGTCGACATGTCCGACCAGACGGCGGTCCAGCTCCAGGAGGACCTCGCGGAGCGGATCGTCGCCACCGGCTGCCACGGCGTGATCATCGACATCACGGCGCTGGACATCGTCGACTCCTTCGTCGGCCGGATGCTCTCCACCATCGCGTCCATCTCCAAGGTGCTGGACGCCGAGACGGTGGTGGTCGGGATGCGTCCCGCCGTCGCCATCACCCTGGTCGAGCTGGGGCTGTCGCTCAACGGCATCCGCACCGCGCTGAACGTCGAGCGCGGCATGGAGCTGATCGCGGCGAGCCGCAGCGACGAGTGGGACGAGGTGGACGTCGCCGACGAGGACCCCGAGACGACGGCGACGCCATGA